Proteins from a genomic interval of Streptomyces sp. NBC_00820:
- a CDS encoding DUF3892 domain-containing protein → MAIQITAVRLSGGTMHEHITHLWWTNPADGKTGDNTRAQIVTWIEDKKGQAYTSDAGGHRAEVVVVTPPRGEKYLQTRADGRLTNNLLALPRR, encoded by the coding sequence ATGGCCATCCAGATCACCGCGGTACGCCTGTCCGGCGGCACCATGCACGAGCACATCACCCACCTGTGGTGGACCAATCCGGCGGACGGCAAGACCGGCGACAACACCCGGGCGCAGATCGTCACCTGGATCGAAGACAAGAAGGGCCAGGCATACACGAGCGATGCGGGCGGGCACCGGGCGGAGGTCGTCGTGGTGACCCCGCCGCGCGGCGAGAAGTACCTGCAGACCCGCGCCGACGGGCGGTTGACCAACAACCTCCTGGCCCTTCCCCGCCGCTGA
- a CDS encoding transposase: MAGSGEGRLAGSLSIGAGVRWQGREWEVVAWQGAQVTLVPQDGGQEVPRAVSYRWLVGAEDFAVVSGGGAPVADGAALGGWGRQEGREEAALWQARMVEIDTGLAPGRSEHARGFGPGTTLAQRCAAMSARLAADGVRCSAHTLADKRRKWKAAGENPVVLLPGPRDKRPGGFTDPRCLTAMQEVVARRAHASDVTIDVIREEVEDLLHSRYAEELGSAAVAALLPSRSTFYLRMKESGLADALDQPTRARAALASTPPLPHGGREVVLRPGQVTQADTTPLRILARGDDGRPTATELTTLIDVANHSACALMITPSRPRDAESGQAGQATRAIDLTLMLAQALAPWPVMPGWDPLSAAAASSLPFGALRAADERFTEATAARPVIRPELIIYDQGSPYVSEHFTEVCDRLRIARRPARKKTPTDKPLPEHFFVTLAHRFSQHVTHGWQGRSHKKRGRGIDRMPLYTIAELQQMAQEWVALEYQQTPDAGLRDPFRPGVVLSPNEMYAVQVARSGYRAVPLSPAQNRFFLLRQWVIPGKGGFMIDYRTYQPIAQDAGHYREILLRGDSKLPGREKQWECRFNPYRPERVWLYDHTADTWVTCDFRLRHLLHDPWTADMWQEHAEQHRAAGGSAKDEEAIALSLAQRDRRRRSRRPPPKRTGAEPPFQGLELETEQPSQDPYAGLEEFDLSTLRPYPALPISPLASPPAATPPALPAGPSNVERPSDSGQTPHPLAALFPDDGDDSPPNASATGTPAAIYEVVEAELLDDLDPDGDDGNEAEDDVWEI, translated from the coding sequence ATGGCGGGATCAGGTGAGGGCCGGCTTGCGGGGTCGCTGTCCATCGGGGCGGGGGTTCGCTGGCAGGGGCGCGAGTGGGAGGTGGTGGCGTGGCAGGGGGCGCAGGTCACGCTGGTGCCGCAGGACGGCGGCCAGGAGGTGCCCCGGGCGGTGTCGTACCGGTGGCTGGTGGGCGCGGAGGACTTCGCCGTCGTCAGCGGCGGTGGGGCACCCGTCGCGGACGGTGCGGCCCTTGGCGGCTGGGGGCGGCAGGAGGGCCGGGAGGAGGCCGCGCTGTGGCAGGCGCGCATGGTGGAGATCGACACCGGTCTGGCGCCGGGCAGGAGTGAGCATGCGCGGGGATTCGGGCCGGGCACGACGCTGGCCCAGCGGTGCGCCGCGATGTCGGCGCGGCTGGCCGCCGACGGCGTCCGCTGCTCCGCCCACACCCTCGCCGACAAGCGGCGCAAGTGGAAAGCGGCCGGGGAGAACCCGGTCGTCCTGCTGCCCGGGCCGCGGGACAAACGGCCGGGGGGCTTCACCGACCCGCGGTGTCTGACCGCCATGCAGGAGGTGGTGGCCCGGCGCGCACACGCGTCGGACGTGACCATCGACGTGATCCGCGAGGAAGTCGAGGACCTGCTGCACTCGCGGTACGCCGAGGAACTCGGCTCGGCTGCCGTGGCGGCTCTGCTGCCCTCCCGTTCCACCTTCTACCTGCGGATGAAGGAGTCCGGCCTGGCCGATGCCCTGGACCAGCCGACACGGGCCCGGGCCGCTCTGGCCTCCACGCCGCCGCTGCCCCATGGCGGGCGCGAGGTCGTGCTGCGGCCGGGACAGGTGACCCAGGCAGACACCACGCCGCTGCGGATTCTGGCCCGCGGCGACGACGGCCGGCCCACCGCCACGGAGCTGACCACGCTCATCGATGTGGCCAACCACAGCGCGTGCGCGCTGATGATCACGCCCAGCCGTCCCCGGGACGCCGAGAGCGGGCAGGCGGGCCAGGCGACCCGGGCGATCGACTTGACCCTGATGCTGGCCCAGGCTCTCGCGCCCTGGCCGGTGATGCCCGGCTGGGACCCACTGAGTGCGGCCGCCGCCTCCAGTCTGCCGTTCGGGGCGCTGCGGGCGGCGGACGAGCGGTTCACCGAGGCCACCGCCGCCCGCCCTGTCATCCGCCCCGAGCTGATCATCTACGACCAGGGCAGCCCCTATGTGAGCGAGCACTTCACCGAGGTCTGCGACCGGCTGCGCATCGCCCGCCGCCCGGCGCGTAAGAAGACCCCGACCGACAAGCCGCTCCCCGAGCACTTCTTCGTCACCCTCGCGCACCGCTTCAGTCAGCACGTCACGCACGGCTGGCAGGGCCGCAGCCACAAGAAACGCGGCCGCGGCATCGACCGGATGCCGCTGTACACGATCGCCGAGCTCCAGCAGATGGCCCAGGAGTGGGTGGCGCTGGAGTACCAGCAGACCCCCGACGCGGGGCTGCGCGACCCGTTCCGGCCAGGCGTCGTGCTGTCACCCAACGAGATGTACGCGGTCCAGGTGGCCCGCAGCGGCTACCGTGCGGTGCCGCTCTCCCCCGCCCAGAACCGCTTCTTCCTGCTGCGGCAGTGGGTCATCCCCGGCAAGGGCGGCTTCATGATCGACTATCGGACCTATCAGCCCATCGCGCAGGACGCCGGGCACTACCGGGAGATCCTCCTGCGTGGCGACTCGAAGCTGCCCGGCCGGGAGAAGCAGTGGGAATGCCGCTTCAACCCCTACCGTCCCGAGCGGGTGTGGTTGTACGACCACACGGCCGACACCTGGGTGACCTGCGATTTCCGGCTCCGGCACCTGCTGCACGATCCGTGGACCGCGGACATGTGGCAGGAACACGCCGAGCAGCACCGTGCGGCAGGCGGAAGCGCGAAGGACGAGGAGGCGATCGCCCTGTCCCTGGCGCAGCGTGACCGGCGACGGCGCAGTCGCAGACCGCCACCCAAGCGCACGGGAGCCGAACCGCCCTTCCAGGGACTGGAGTTGGAGACCGAACAGCCCTCCCAGGACCCCTACGCGGGCCTGGAGGAGTTCGACCTGTCGACGCTGCGTCCCTACCCGGCACTGCCCATCTCCCCCCTGGCTTCCCCGCCCGCAGCCACCCCGCCAGCGCTCCCCGCCGGCCCGAGCAACGTGGAGCGGCCCTCGGACAGCGGACAGACTCCGCATCCGCTGGCAGCACTCTTCCCCGACGACGGCGACGACAGCCCGCCGAATGCCTCCGCGACCGGCACACCGGCAGCTATCTACGAGGTCGTCGAGGCGGAACTCCTCGACGACCTCGATCCGGACGGCGATGACGGCAACGAGGCCGAAGACGACGTATGGGAGATATAG
- a CDS encoding DEAD/DEAH box helicase family protein encodes MSAGLELLIPSASYLEEAFLRWVLTPAAQRGIVAHVHSQHPVTVNERTYRLDYLIAGESLHLAVELDGFTFHSDRAAFTYDRLRQNDLAATGLTVLRFSYDAVRLDTARCVAQLQAMLRQDAVLSPLVIAAPRVEVPEMVGDPLRAADPPRGTRSSADEAYFAGVRAQVTREPLRTCQDEALAALANYYASGGRHAATVMAVGAGKTALGVAAALSFTRRRALVVTPGSVIRGTFAKALDPGVPGNVLYGLAGGPLLPGAQPPATLVLDADDEQISQVSRQRLLAADVLVTNFHALGTGDKGGDLLAKLEPGDVDFIVVDEAHIAASASYQRLFAHFRDARTLLMSACFQRLDGKPIDADVVYRYRLVDSVADGSAKNLRVHRFAPDAATTVYEAVWPDGRREQITGRDALLAALGNERRMARITAQSDASIRQVMMVTRACLDAQAKLLAPVKPRALFAAMGEAHARQIARIAEEHGIPCATLHHSMSPSSIKATRRRFESDAGDLQGIVQLRMLGQGYDFPPITVVVPVRPYGSFGEFYQFIGRGVRVLRQPGLAADQQYLDVVCHAELGLEDHLEAMCADNDMDPALLLGVPLINISTLEADFAGGNGLGEGDSDSALPGGVDAFVLYEQGRVEQRVVHDLDRVEARRAEREMQLMAQRYAVYAQNTAAPMPFEKFVDYMRRLTGGQ; translated from the coding sequence ATGAGTGCCGGGCTGGAGCTGCTGATCCCCTCGGCGTCCTACCTGGAAGAGGCCTTCCTGCGCTGGGTGCTCACTCCAGCCGCGCAGCGGGGCATCGTGGCGCATGTACACAGTCAGCATCCGGTGACGGTCAACGAGCGGACCTACCGGCTGGACTATCTGATCGCTGGCGAGTCGCTGCATCTGGCCGTGGAGTTGGACGGGTTCACCTTCCACAGTGACCGGGCCGCCTTCACCTACGACCGGTTGCGGCAGAACGACCTGGCGGCCACGGGGCTGACGGTGCTGCGGTTTTCCTACGACGCGGTGCGCCTGGACACCGCCCGCTGCGTCGCGCAGTTGCAGGCGATGCTGCGCCAGGATGCCGTGCTCTCGCCACTGGTCATCGCCGCGCCGCGCGTCGAGGTCCCGGAGATGGTGGGCGATCCCCTGCGGGCGGCCGATCCGCCTCGGGGTACCCGGTCATCTGCAGATGAGGCCTACTTCGCCGGTGTGCGCGCTCAGGTGACCCGAGAGCCGTTGCGTACCTGCCAGGACGAGGCCCTGGCCGCGCTGGCCAACTACTACGCTTCCGGCGGTCGGCATGCGGCCACGGTGATGGCGGTCGGGGCCGGCAAGACCGCGCTGGGGGTGGCGGCCGCATTGTCCTTCACCAGGCGGCGAGCGCTGGTGGTGACGCCGGGCTCGGTCATCCGCGGCACCTTCGCCAAGGCACTCGACCCCGGTGTGCCGGGCAATGTCCTGTACGGACTGGCGGGCGGGCCCCTGCTGCCGGGTGCCCAGCCGCCGGCCACACTGGTGCTGGACGCGGATGACGAGCAGATCAGCCAGGTGAGTCGGCAGCGGTTGCTGGCTGCGGACGTGCTGGTCACCAACTTCCATGCGCTGGGTACTGGCGACAAGGGCGGGGACCTGCTGGCAAAGCTGGAGCCGGGCGATGTCGACTTCATCGTTGTCGACGAGGCCCATATCGCGGCCAGCGCCTCCTACCAGCGGCTGTTCGCCCACTTCCGGGATGCGCGCACGCTGTTGATGTCGGCGTGCTTCCAGCGTCTGGACGGCAAGCCGATCGACGCCGATGTCGTCTACCGCTACCGGCTGGTGGACTCCGTCGCGGACGGCTCGGCGAAGAACCTGCGCGTGCACCGGTTCGCCCCGGACGCGGCGACGACGGTGTACGAGGCGGTGTGGCCCGACGGGCGACGCGAGCAGATCACCGGCCGCGATGCGCTGTTGGCCGCGTTGGGTAACGAGCGGAGGATGGCCCGCATCACCGCGCAGTCCGATGCCTCGATCCGGCAGGTGATGATGGTGACGCGGGCCTGTCTGGATGCGCAGGCCAAGCTGCTGGCTCCGGTCAAACCCCGGGCGCTGTTTGCGGCGATGGGTGAGGCCCATGCCCGGCAGATCGCCCGGATCGCCGAAGAGCACGGCATTCCCTGCGCCACGCTGCACCACAGCATGTCGCCGTCGTCGATCAAAGCCACCCGGCGGCGCTTCGAGTCGGACGCGGGTGATCTGCAGGGCATCGTGCAGCTGCGGATGCTTGGCCAGGGCTACGACTTCCCGCCCATCACCGTCGTCGTGCCCGTGCGTCCCTATGGCAGTTTCGGCGAGTTCTACCAATTCATCGGACGTGGCGTGCGGGTGCTGCGCCAGCCGGGTCTGGCAGCCGATCAGCAGTATCTGGATGTGGTCTGCCATGCCGAACTCGGCCTCGAGGACCATCTGGAGGCCATGTGCGCGGACAACGACATGGATCCCGCGCTGCTGCTCGGCGTTCCCTTGATCAACATCTCCACGCTGGAGGCGGACTTCGCCGGCGGTAACGGCCTCGGGGAAGGCGACTCTGACAGTGCGCTCCCGGGCGGAGTCGACGCGTTCGTGCTGTACGAGCAGGGGCGTGTCGAGCAGCGGGTCGTGCATGACCTTGACCGGGTGGAGGCCCGGCGGGCGGAGCGGGAAATGCAGCTGATGGCCCAGCGCTACGCCGTCTACGCGCAAAACACCGCGGCTCCGATGCCGTTTGAGAAGTTCGTCGACTACATGCGGAGGCTGACCGGTGGCCAGTGA
- a CDS encoding DUF262 domain-containing protein produces MGADEIRSQGFSLNELFRDVTYEIDYYQRDYTWGDEEVRTLLRDLCDSFKHWLGDSAYRRRPHTAPQYFLGPFVYHEPSKKRRFLVDGQQRFVTLHLLFLQLRLSAREAGDTHTVDQLNRVITTDGKHFSVGITDHDPVLQSVSEGRKYETGAGDSLSRRNLWARGQQIESQLAEELDAEKLHPFTEWLLTRVVLVGIRAAGPDHGYRMFETMNDRGARLTAVDLLKSHLLSNVGSAEDQLNTQWQEMLRELSTDRDDPQAASRFIKAYLLARCAREDCDEDRRQITTNLNVWVRHNAEYLGLTPGRPDHFLNFVQNLLKTARLYRPVLAATRTLKMDGDRLETVLFNERNGLGVQSVAVLAAIAPDDRPTDAKDKGRLVASYIDRWYALRILQDLPVQSADADALVHTELVPLLRGCRTVADVASTLGDLAQHNGNPVREAITLGLRGNNAHQIRYLLTRATAYADEACKKPFDILAYLDRDQFHIEHLWANHHHRVAGDIPDPVVFRSRRNQLGGLGLLRGRENSSINDLPFHDKNRLYARNNVLLGVLAPQYDHRNPELRDFIKAHQLDKHMRAFGPTETMTTVIETRQELYLRLFEHIWKPERLGLPVSAAVAPPGPDAGQPVARPRQAPPRRRAASGRRTDVARMIDAQVLTAGTRIVLTYRATEHWATIDANGGIILAATGGTPYGRADEAGAVARGTKTCQGMNEWHIEEENGVRVSLRTIRDRAAAAGAL; encoded by the coding sequence GTGGGGGCGGACGAGATCAGGTCTCAGGGATTCAGCCTGAACGAGCTGTTCCGTGACGTGACGTACGAGATTGATTACTACCAGCGTGACTACACCTGGGGTGACGAAGAAGTCCGCACCCTGCTGCGGGATTTGTGCGACTCGTTCAAGCACTGGTTGGGCGACTCCGCGTACCGGCGCCGCCCCCACACCGCGCCGCAGTACTTCCTCGGCCCCTTCGTCTACCACGAGCCGTCGAAAAAGCGCCGCTTCCTCGTCGACGGTCAGCAGCGCTTCGTCACTTTGCACCTGCTCTTTTTGCAGCTGAGACTGTCGGCCCGGGAGGCCGGTGATACGCACACGGTTGACCAGCTCAACCGTGTGATCACGACCGATGGCAAGCACTTCAGCGTCGGCATCACCGACCACGACCCCGTCCTTCAATCCGTCAGCGAGGGCCGTAAATACGAGACCGGCGCGGGGGACTCCCTCTCCCGCCGCAACCTGTGGGCACGCGGCCAGCAGATCGAATCCCAGCTTGCCGAGGAACTCGACGCCGAGAAGCTCCACCCCTTCACCGAATGGCTCCTGACCCGCGTAGTCCTGGTGGGCATCCGGGCGGCAGGCCCCGACCACGGCTACCGCATGTTCGAGACGATGAATGACCGCGGCGCCCGCCTCACCGCCGTCGACCTCCTCAAGAGCCATCTGCTGTCCAACGTCGGCTCCGCTGAAGATCAGCTGAATACCCAGTGGCAGGAGATGCTGCGGGAACTCTCCACCGACCGCGATGACCCCCAGGCGGCATCCCGCTTCATCAAGGCATACCTCCTTGCCCGCTGCGCGCGCGAGGACTGTGACGAGGACCGCCGCCAGATCACCACCAACCTCAACGTGTGGGTACGCCACAACGCGGAGTACCTCGGCCTGACCCCGGGACGCCCCGACCACTTCCTCAACTTCGTACAGAATCTGCTGAAGACGGCCCGTCTGTACAGGCCCGTCCTCGCCGCCACCCGCACCCTGAAGATGGACGGCGACCGCCTGGAAACGGTGCTGTTCAACGAGCGCAACGGCCTCGGCGTCCAGTCCGTCGCCGTGCTCGCCGCCATCGCCCCCGACGACCGGCCCACCGACGCCAAGGACAAGGGCCGCCTCGTCGCCTCCTACATCGACCGCTGGTACGCCCTGCGGATCCTGCAGGACCTGCCCGTCCAGTCCGCCGACGCCGACGCCCTGGTCCACACCGAGCTCGTCCCCCTCCTGCGCGGCTGCCGCACCGTCGCCGACGTCGCCTCCACACTGGGCGACCTCGCCCAGCACAACGGGAACCCGGTGCGCGAAGCAATCACCCTGGGCCTGAGAGGCAACAACGCCCATCAGATCCGCTATCTCCTCACCCGCGCCACCGCTTACGCCGACGAGGCCTGCAAAAAACCCTTCGACATCCTCGCCTACCTCGACCGCGACCAGTTCCACATAGAACACCTATGGGCCAACCACCACCATCGCGTCGCCGGTGACATCCCAGACCCGGTCGTCTTCCGCAGCCGCCGCAACCAACTCGGTGGCCTCGGCCTGCTGAGAGGCCGCGAGAACTCCAGCATCAATGACCTCCCCTTCCACGACAAGAACCGCCTCTACGCCCGCAACAACGTCCTCCTGGGCGTCCTGGCCCCTCAATACGATCACCGCAACCCTGAACTGCGCGACTTCATCAAGGCACACCAACTCGACAAGCACATGCGGGCCTTCGGGCCGACAGAGACCATGACCACGGTCATCGAGACCCGACAGGAGCTGTATCTGCGCCTGTTCGAACACATCTGGAAACCCGAACGCCTGGGGTTGCCCGTCTCTGCTGCCGTTGCACCTCCGGGGCCTGACGCCGGCCAGCCAGTCGCCCGTCCGCGCCAGGCCCCTCCGCGGCGCAGAGCGGCTTCTGGCCGACGCACCGACGTGGCCAGGATGATCGACGCCCAAGTTCTGACAGCCGGCACCCGGATCGTGCTCACCTACCGCGCCACCGAGCACTGGGCCACCATCGACGCGAACGGCGGCATCATCCTCGCCGCGACCGGAGGCACACCCTACGGCCGGGCCGACGAGGCCGGGGCCGTCGCCCGCGGCACCAAGACCTGCCAGGGAATGAACGAATGGCACATCGAAGAAGAGAACGGAGTACGCGTCAGCCTGCGGACCATCCGCGACCGCGCGGCGGCGGCCGGCGCGCTGTAG
- a CDS encoding TnsA-like heteromeric transposase endonuclease subunit, with amino-acid sequence MSTVRAPGDLVDGETVPGAGQGVVALYREPYGPVHSCGAAGLRGVALEEFGPVSEPVPYRGRKGIITYWPVATREQTVVCGSLRQWRLAVELDFEPGWVAFSAGPVELRWRAGGRLRRWRPDFLARTADGVREVLVLKPPGQESLPESRLQVLEEVARAAGWRVRQVREPSGLRGRNLGWLAGYRFPEGDESGQGRALLEVFRQPAGLRAGVAASGLDELTGLDLAYRMLWQRRLLFDIARPLLPDAVAWTA; translated from the coding sequence GTGAGCACGGTGCGCGCCCCCGGCGACCTGGTGGACGGTGAGACAGTGCCGGGCGCGGGGCAGGGCGTCGTGGCTCTGTACCGCGAGCCGTACGGGCCGGTGCACTCGTGCGGCGCGGCCGGGCTTCGGGGGGTGGCGCTGGAGGAGTTCGGGCCGGTGAGCGAGCCGGTGCCCTACCGGGGCCGCAAGGGCATCATCACCTACTGGCCGGTGGCGACCCGGGAGCAGACCGTGGTGTGCGGCAGTCTGCGGCAGTGGCGGCTGGCGGTGGAGCTGGACTTCGAGCCGGGCTGGGTGGCGTTCAGTGCCGGCCCGGTGGAACTGCGGTGGCGGGCGGGAGGCCGCCTTCGCCGGTGGCGCCCGGATTTCCTGGCGCGCACGGCCGATGGCGTGCGTGAGGTGCTGGTGCTGAAGCCGCCTGGCCAGGAGAGCCTGCCCGAGTCGAGGCTTCAGGTGCTCGAGGAGGTGGCGCGGGCGGCCGGCTGGCGGGTGCGGCAGGTGCGTGAGCCGTCGGGGCTGCGCGGGCGCAATCTGGGATGGCTGGCCGGCTACCGGTTCCCCGAAGGCGACGAGAGCGGCCAGGGGCGGGCGCTGCTGGAGGTGTTCAGGCAGCCGGCAGGTCTGCGGGCGGGGGTCGCGGCGAGCGGGCTGGACGAGCTGACGGGTCTGGACCTCGCCTACCGGATGCTGTGGCAGCGGCGGCTGCTGTTCGATATCGCGCGGCCGCTGTTGCCCGACGCCGTGGCCTGGACGGCCTGA
- a CDS encoding ATP-binding protein: MKASIELRDKREARLRQQLKDTPMRPLPLFQLTGWTHFVDEEVEPPALAAGSSPTEDRKTDEQAIAYHRHLRMVPTDAVTHMQEMVVEAVHSNSGRRDGLMDHVIDGPAGTGKTCLLRAIGRTAQREIEAAMGGRRQNTIPVVHITTPADPEPRVNWLWEIGSYLGLNPEPKSLVEVLDMRKHQDVTLPVNYVLETAQTRLLLIDDIDRASPQHLANVLPYFDYLRDKLGISLVFCGTGASHRLHQARILAQDLTRVSEENKVRLEQAGQPAGPVSPSPTALLPVTWLHPLPLDTEDDETFRRVLASFEADLSLYRLEENALSKHAVTLHQRTGGYFKALTYVISTAAVIAIRSGSENITEKEIAAATAQLSP; this comes from the coding sequence ATGAAGGCATCCATCGAACTGCGTGACAAACGTGAAGCCCGTCTGCGTCAGCAGCTCAAGGACACCCCGATGCGGCCTCTGCCGCTGTTCCAGCTCACCGGCTGGACCCACTTCGTCGACGAGGAAGTGGAGCCACCCGCACTGGCGGCCGGCAGCAGTCCCACTGAGGACAGGAAGACGGACGAACAGGCCATCGCCTACCACCGGCATCTACGGATGGTGCCCACCGACGCAGTGACCCACATGCAGGAGATGGTCGTCGAGGCGGTCCACTCCAACAGCGGGCGCCGTGACGGGCTGATGGACCATGTCATCGACGGCCCCGCGGGCACCGGCAAGACCTGTCTGCTGCGGGCGATTGGACGCACTGCCCAGAGGGAGATCGAAGCCGCCATGGGCGGCAGGCGCCAGAACACGATCCCGGTGGTGCACATCACCACCCCCGCGGACCCGGAGCCGAGGGTGAACTGGCTCTGGGAAATCGGCTCCTACCTGGGTCTCAACCCTGAGCCGAAAAGCCTCGTGGAAGTCCTGGACATGCGCAAGCACCAGGACGTGACCCTGCCGGTCAACTACGTCCTGGAAACCGCACAGACCCGCCTGCTGCTCATCGACGACATCGACCGCGCCTCGCCGCAGCACCTGGCGAACGTGCTGCCCTACTTCGACTACCTGCGCGACAAGCTGGGCATCTCGCTCGTCTTCTGCGGCACCGGCGCCAGCCACCGCCTGCACCAGGCCCGCATCCTGGCCCAGGACCTGACCCGGGTCAGCGAGGAGAACAAGGTACGGCTCGAACAGGCGGGACAGCCAGCCGGACCCGTCTCGCCCTCCCCCACCGCCCTGCTGCCGGTGACCTGGCTGCACCCCCTGCCCCTGGACACCGAAGACGACGAGACTTTCCGGCGCGTCCTGGCGAGCTTCGAGGCCGACCTGAGCCTGTACCGGCTGGAGGAGAACGCCCTGAGCAAACACGCCGTCACACTGCACCAGCGCACCGGCGGCTACTTCAAAGCCCTCACCTACGTCATCTCCACCGCCGCCGTCATCGCGATCCGCAGCGGCAGCGAGAACATCACCGAGAAGGAGATCGCCGCCGCGACAGCCCAACTCAGCCCCTGA
- a CDS encoding ImmA/IrrE family metallo-endopeptidase — MVNYVLAAAARHQATAMLAELETHTPGAAQRLARSAFTELQTWPELTVDLVPETQTGSRCSVAGAYDFGPPALISVADAASPARRDFTALHELGHHFQKHSLDLMEAFESQSDGGLQLEDAACDAFAAEILLPTPLVDHHLDATGPTADTVADLWRAGAASRMAVCVRAVQRLPAPGHILLLDGSGRIAFAASHGLRPLRRGSFQGDIPVIDRARSSGRGRAQGRTQVRYRDGILGRELHAQTAPMGGYLVAVLVTDSAPWRRFTPPTKDTGPQAGDYLCAHCDEEYRSFDPACSACRVPHCPECGRCSCTPRVNEHLCPGCFIKHPPAMFADGSDRCLDCS, encoded by the coding sequence GTGGTCAACTACGTACTCGCGGCCGCCGCACGTCACCAGGCCACCGCGATGCTGGCGGAACTGGAGACGCACACCCCGGGCGCAGCACAGCGCCTGGCGCGCTCAGCCTTCACCGAACTGCAGACCTGGCCGGAGCTGACCGTCGACCTCGTCCCCGAAACCCAGACCGGCTCCCGCTGCAGTGTGGCAGGCGCCTACGACTTCGGACCGCCTGCGCTGATCTCCGTCGCCGACGCGGCCAGCCCCGCCCGCCGGGACTTCACCGCCCTGCACGAGCTGGGCCACCACTTCCAGAAGCACAGCCTCGACCTGATGGAAGCCTTCGAGAGCCAGTCCGACGGCGGCCTGCAACTGGAGGACGCGGCCTGCGACGCCTTCGCCGCCGAGATCCTGCTCCCCACCCCGCTCGTCGACCACCACCTGGATGCCACCGGCCCCACCGCTGACACGGTCGCCGACCTGTGGCGGGCGGGAGCCGCCTCCCGCATGGCCGTATGCGTGCGCGCCGTCCAGCGTCTGCCCGCCCCCGGACACATCCTCCTGCTCGACGGCAGCGGCCGGATCGCCTTCGCCGCCTCCCACGGTCTGCGGCCCCTGCGCCGAGGAAGCTTCCAGGGCGACATCCCGGTCATCGACCGGGCCCGCTCCTCCGGCCGGGGGCGCGCGCAGGGGCGCACCCAAGTCCGTTACCGCGACGGCATCCTGGGACGGGAACTGCACGCGCAGACCGCGCCGATGGGCGGCTACCTGGTCGCCGTCCTCGTCACCGACTCCGCCCCCTGGCGCCGCTTCACGCCCCCCACCAAGGACACCGGACCCCAGGCAGGCGACTACCTCTGCGCGCACTGCGACGAGGAGTACCGCTCCTTCGATCCCGCCTGCTCCGCATGCCGCGTCCCCCACTGCCCCGAGTGCGGCCGCTGCTCATGCACACCGCGTGTGAACGAACACCTGTGCCCGGGATGCTTCATCAAGCATCCGCCCGCGATGTTCGCCGACGGCAGCGACCGCTGCCTCGACTGCTCCTGA